A genomic stretch from Canis lupus familiaris isolate Mischka breed German Shepherd chromosome 17, alternate assembly UU_Cfam_GSD_1.0, whole genome shotgun sequence includes:
- the WBP1 gene encoding WW domain-binding protein 1 isoform X2, with amino-acid sequence MAQASSGNGSEEAWGALRVPQQQLRELCPGVNNQPYLCESGHCCGETGCCTYYYELWWFWLLWTVLILFSCCCAFRHRRAKLRLQQQQRQREINLLAYHGACHGVGPVPTGSLLDLRLLSTFKPPAYEDVVHRPGTPPPPYTAASGCPLTASSERTCRSSASSCPAPCEGTNVEGGSSHQSAPPHQEGEPGAGMSPTPTPPSCRYRRLTGDSGIELCPCPDSSEGKPVKEARAGATPPDLEDPCVLPLNPVPQASPVELASSEGDIP; translated from the exons ATGGCTCAGGCCAGCAGCGGGAACGGCAGCGAGGAGGCCTGGGGGGCACTTCGCGTGCCGCAACAGCAG CTTCGAGAGCTGTGCCCAGGAGTGAACAACCAGCCCTACCTCTGTGAGAGTGGTCACTGCTGCGGGGAGACGGGCTGCTGCACCTACTACTATGAGCTCTGGT GGTTCTGGCTGCTCTGGACTGTCCTCATCCTCTTTAGCTGCTGTTGCGCCTTCCGTCATCGACGAGCTAAGCTCCGGCTGCAGCAACAGCAGCGGCAGCGTGAGATCAACTTGTTAGCCTACCATGGGGCATGCCATGGAGTTGGCCCTGTCCCCACCGGTTCGCTGCTTGACCTTC GCCTCCTCAGCACCTTCAAACCCCCAGCCTATGAGGATGTGGTTCACCGGCCGGGCACACCACCACCTCCTTACACTGCAGCCTCAGGCTGCCCCTTGACTGCTTCCAGTGAACGCACCTGCCGCTCCTCTGCTTctagctgccctgccccctgcgaGGGAACAAATGTGGAAGGTGGTTCCTCCCACCAGAGTGCACCCCCTCATCAGGAGGGTGAGCCAGGGGCTGGGATGAGCCCTACCCCCACACCCCCTTCCTGCCGCTATCGCCGCCTGACTGGTGACTCAGGTATTGAGCTCTGCCCTTGTCCTGACTCTAGCGAGGGCAAGCCAGTCAAGGAGGCTAGGGCTGGTGCCACCCCACCAGATCTGGAGGACCCTTGTGTGCTGCCCCTCAATCCTGTACCCCAGGCCTCCCCTGTGGAGCTAGCTTCCAGTGAAGGGGACATCCCATAA
- the WBP1 gene encoding WW domain-binding protein 1 isoform X1, with the protein MAQASSGNGSEEAWGALRVPQQQSPAASSLEGAIWRRAGTQTRALDAILYHPQQSHLLRELCPGVNNQPYLCESGHCCGETGCCTYYYELWWFWLLWTVLILFSCCCAFRHRRAKLRLQQQQRQREINLLAYHGACHGVGPVPTGSLLDLRLLSTFKPPAYEDVVHRPGTPPPPYTAASGCPLTASSERTCRSSASSCPAPCEGTNVEGGSSHQSAPPHQEGEPGAGMSPTPTPPSCRYRRLTGDSGIELCPCPDSSEGKPVKEARAGATPPDLEDPCVLPLNPVPQASPVELASSEGDIP; encoded by the exons ATGGCTCAGGCCAGCAGCGGGAACGGCAGCGAGGAGGCCTGGGGGGCACTTCGCGTGCCGCAACAGCAG AGTCCGGCAGCGTCTTCTCTTGAGGGAGCAATTTGGAGAAGAGCTGGAACCCAGACTCGCGCCCTGGATGCCATCCTTTATCATCCACAGCAATCCCATCTG CTTCGAGAGCTGTGCCCAGGAGTGAACAACCAGCCCTACCTCTGTGAGAGTGGTCACTGCTGCGGGGAGACGGGCTGCTGCACCTACTACTATGAGCTCTGGT GGTTCTGGCTGCTCTGGACTGTCCTCATCCTCTTTAGCTGCTGTTGCGCCTTCCGTCATCGACGAGCTAAGCTCCGGCTGCAGCAACAGCAGCGGCAGCGTGAGATCAACTTGTTAGCCTACCATGGGGCATGCCATGGAGTTGGCCCTGTCCCCACCGGTTCGCTGCTTGACCTTC GCCTCCTCAGCACCTTCAAACCCCCAGCCTATGAGGATGTGGTTCACCGGCCGGGCACACCACCACCTCCTTACACTGCAGCCTCAGGCTGCCCCTTGACTGCTTCCAGTGAACGCACCTGCCGCTCCTCTGCTTctagctgccctgccccctgcgaGGGAACAAATGTGGAAGGTGGTTCCTCCCACCAGAGTGCACCCCCTCATCAGGAGGGTGAGCCAGGGGCTGGGATGAGCCCTACCCCCACACCCCCTTCCTGCCGCTATCGCCGCCTGACTGGTGACTCAGGTATTGAGCTCTGCCCTTGTCCTGACTCTAGCGAGGGCAAGCCAGTCAAGGAGGCTAGGGCTGGTGCCACCCCACCAGATCTGGAGGACCCTTGTGTGCTGCCCCTCAATCCTGTACCCCAGGCCTCCCCTGTGGAGCTAGCTTCCAGTGAAGGGGACATCCCATAA
- the INO80B gene encoding INO80 complex subunit B isoform X2 codes for MSKLWRRGSTSGAMEAPEPGEALELSLAGAHSHGVHKKKHKKHKKKHKKKHHQEEEAGPTQPSPAKPQLKLKIKLGGQILGTKSVPTFTVIPEGPRSPSPLMVVDNEEEPMEGVPLEQYRAWLDEDSNLSPSPLRDLSGGLGGQEEEEEQRWLDALEKGELDDNGDLKKEINERLLTARQRALLQKARSQPSPMLPLPVAGGCPAPALTEEMLLKREERARKRRLQAARRAEEHKNQTIERLTKTAAPPRQCLSGRPHLALLLGAPSPAARTHAATPARARARRSAAFSATASTCRCGLEGPRAPGPPFWLLKVLT; via the exons ATGAGTAAGCTGTGGCGGCGCGGGAGCACCTCCGGGGCTATGGAAGCCCCTGAACCGG GGGAAGCGCTGGAATTGAGTCTGGCGGGTGCCCACAGCCATGGAGTGCACAAGAAAAAGCACAAGAAGCAcaagaaaaaacacaagaagaaacaCCACCAGGAAGAGGAGGCTGGGCCGACGCAGCCGTCACCTGCCAAGCCCCAGCTTAAACTCAAAATCAAACTGGGTGGGCAGATCCTGGGCACCAagag TGTTCCTACTTTCACTGTGATCCCTGAGGGTCCTCGTTCACCCTCTCCCCTTATGGTTGTGGACAACGAAGAGGAACCTATGGAAGGAGTCCCCCTTGAGCAGTACCGTGCCTGGCTGG ATGAAGACAGTAatctgtccccctccccacttcGGGACTTGTCAGGGGGCTTAGGGGgtcaagaggaagaggaggaacagaggtGGCTGGATGCCTTGGAGAAGGGGGAGCTAGATGACAATGGAGATCTCAAGAAGGAAATCAATGAACGGTTGCTCACTGCTCGACAG CGAGCTCTACTCCAGAAGGCGCGGAGTCAGCCTTCCCCGATGTTGCCGCTACCTGTGGCTGGGGGCTGCCCGGCCCCGGCCCTCACCGAGGAGATGCTGCTGAAGCGGGAGGAGAGGGCGCGAAAGAGACGGCTGCAGGCGGCTCGGCGGGCGGAGGAGCACAAGAACCAGACTATCGAGCGCCTCACCAAGACCGCGG CGCCCCCGCGCCAGTGTCTCAGCGGCCGTCCCCATCTGGCCCTCCTCCTCGGTGCTCCGTCCCCGGCTGCCCGCACCCACGCCGCTACGCCTGCTCGCGCACGGGCCAGGCGCTCTGCAGCCTTCAGTGCTACCGCATCAACCTGCAGATGCGGCTTGGAGGGCCCGAGGGCCCCGGGTCCCCCCTTTTGGCTACTTAAGGTCCTTACCTAA
- the MRPL53 gene encoding 39S ribosomal protein L53, mitochondrial: MAASLARLGLRSVKQVRVQFCPFEKNVESTRTFLQAVSSEKVRSTNLNCSVIADVRHDGSEPCVDVLFGDGHRLIMRGAHLTAQEMLTAFASHIQARTTAGSGDKPGPGTGR, encoded by the exons ATGGCGGCATCCTTGGCTCGGCTCGGCCTCCGGTCTGTGAAGCAGGTTCGGGTTCAATTCTGCCCCTTCGAGAAGAATGTGGAATCCACGAG GACCTTCCTCCAGGCGGTGAGCAGCGAGAAGGTCCGTTCTACCAACCTTAACTGCTCGGTGATTGCGGACGTGAGGCACGACGGCTCCGAGCCCTGCGTGGACGTGCTGTTCG GAGACGGGCATCGCCTGATTATGCGCGGCGCCCACCTCACCGCCCAGGAAATGCTCACAGCCTTTGCCTCCCACATCCAGGCGAGGACTACGGCGGGGAGCGGGGACAAGCCCGGACCTGGTACCGGGCGCTGA
- the INO80B gene encoding INO80 complex subunit B isoform X1, with translation MSKLWRRGSTSGAMEAPEPGEALELSLAGAHSHGVHKKKHKKHKKKHKKKHHQEEEAGPTQPSPAKPQLKLKIKLGGQILGTKSVPTFTVIPEGPRSPSPLMVVDNEEEPMEGVPLEQYRAWLDEDSNLSPSPLRDLSGGLGGQEEEEEQRWLDALEKGELDDNGDLKKEINERLLTARQRALLQKARSQPSPMLPLPVAGGCPAPALTEEMLLKREERARKRRLQAARRAEEHKNQTIERLTKTAAPSGRGGRGAARGERRGGRTAAPAPMVRYSSGAQGSTLSFPPGIPAPAPVSQRPSPSGPPPRCSVPGCPHPRRYACSRTGQALCSLQCYRINLQMRLGGPEGPGSPLLAT, from the exons ATGAGTAAGCTGTGGCGGCGCGGGAGCACCTCCGGGGCTATGGAAGCCCCTGAACCGG GGGAAGCGCTGGAATTGAGTCTGGCGGGTGCCCACAGCCATGGAGTGCACAAGAAAAAGCACAAGAAGCAcaagaaaaaacacaagaagaaacaCCACCAGGAAGAGGAGGCTGGGCCGACGCAGCCGTCACCTGCCAAGCCCCAGCTTAAACTCAAAATCAAACTGGGTGGGCAGATCCTGGGCACCAagag TGTTCCTACTTTCACTGTGATCCCTGAGGGTCCTCGTTCACCCTCTCCCCTTATGGTTGTGGACAACGAAGAGGAACCTATGGAAGGAGTCCCCCTTGAGCAGTACCGTGCCTGGCTGG ATGAAGACAGTAatctgtccccctccccacttcGGGACTTGTCAGGGGGCTTAGGGGgtcaagaggaagaggaggaacagaggtGGCTGGATGCCTTGGAGAAGGGGGAGCTAGATGACAATGGAGATCTCAAGAAGGAAATCAATGAACGGTTGCTCACTGCTCGACAG CGAGCTCTACTCCAGAAGGCGCGGAGTCAGCCTTCCCCGATGTTGCCGCTACCTGTGGCTGGGGGCTGCCCGGCCCCGGCCCTCACCGAGGAGATGCTGCTGAAGCGGGAGGAGAGGGCGCGAAAGAGACGGCTGCAGGCGGCTCGGCGGGCGGAGGAGCACAAGAACCAGACTATCGAGCGCCTCACCAAGACCGCGGCGCCCAGCGGGCGGGGAGGCCGAGGGGCAGCGCGGGGCGAGCGACGGGGAGGGCGCACGGCGGCCCCGGCCCCAATGGTGCGCTACAGCAGCGGGGCCCAGGGTTCCACCCTTTCCTTCCCGCCAGGCATCCCCGCCCCCGCGCCAGTGTCTCAGCGGCCGTCCCCATCTGGCCCTCCTCCTCGGTGCTCCGTCCCCGGCTGCCCGCACCCACGCCGCTACGCCTGCTCGCGCACGGGCCAGGCGCTCTGCAGCCTTCAGTGCTACCGCATCAACCTGCAGATGCGGCTTGGAGGGCCCGAGGGCCCCGGGTCCCCCCTTTTGGCTACTTAA
- the WBP1 gene encoding WW domain-binding protein 1 isoform X3, translating to MAAVEACSGSPVTKDILRELCPGVNNQPYLCESGHCCGETGCCTYYYELWWFWLLWTVLILFSCCCAFRHRRAKLRLQQQQRQREINLLAYHGACHGVGPVPTGSLLDLRLLSTFKPPAYEDVVHRPGTPPPPYTAASGCPLTASSERTCRSSASSCPAPCEGTNVEGGSSHQSAPPHQEGEPGAGMSPTPTPPSCRYRRLTGDSGIELCPCPDSSEGKPVKEARAGATPPDLEDPCVLPLNPVPQASPVELASSEGDIP from the exons ATGGCTGCAGTGGAAGCTTGCAGTGGCTCTCCAGTGACCAAAGACATA CTTCGAGAGCTGTGCCCAGGAGTGAACAACCAGCCCTACCTCTGTGAGAGTGGTCACTGCTGCGGGGAGACGGGCTGCTGCACCTACTACTATGAGCTCTGGT GGTTCTGGCTGCTCTGGACTGTCCTCATCCTCTTTAGCTGCTGTTGCGCCTTCCGTCATCGACGAGCTAAGCTCCGGCTGCAGCAACAGCAGCGGCAGCGTGAGATCAACTTGTTAGCCTACCATGGGGCATGCCATGGAGTTGGCCCTGTCCCCACCGGTTCGCTGCTTGACCTTC GCCTCCTCAGCACCTTCAAACCCCCAGCCTATGAGGATGTGGTTCACCGGCCGGGCACACCACCACCTCCTTACACTGCAGCCTCAGGCTGCCCCTTGACTGCTTCCAGTGAACGCACCTGCCGCTCCTCTGCTTctagctgccctgccccctgcgaGGGAACAAATGTGGAAGGTGGTTCCTCCCACCAGAGTGCACCCCCTCATCAGGAGGGTGAGCCAGGGGCTGGGATGAGCCCTACCCCCACACCCCCTTCCTGCCGCTATCGCCGCCTGACTGGTGACTCAGGTATTGAGCTCTGCCCTTGTCCTGACTCTAGCGAGGGCAAGCCAGTCAAGGAGGCTAGGGCTGGTGCCACCCCACCAGATCTGGAGGACCCTTGTGTGCTGCCCCTCAATCCTGTACCCCAGGCCTCCCCTGTGGAGCTAGCTTCCAGTGAAGGGGACATCCCATAA
- the MOGS gene encoding mannosyl-oligosaccharide glucosidase — protein sequence MARGERRRRGAPVDGARTAERAARGGPARRGGEARGFAWRAALGVVVLSLALGLSGCWLLEWRRARRAVTLHSAPPSLPPDSSSPAVAPDLFWGTYRPHVYFGMKTRSPKPLLTGLMWAQQGATPGTPKLRHTCEQGDGVGPYGWEFHDGLSFGRQHIQDGALKLTTEFVKRPGGQHGGDWSWRVTVEPQASGTSALPLVSLFFYVVTDGKEVLVPEVGAKGQLKFISGHSSELGDFRFTLMAPTNPGDLAPKYSSYNVFWSSNPGLPLLTEMVKSHLNSWFQHRPPGASPERYLGLPGSLKWEDKGPSGQGQGQGQFLIQQVTLKTPFSVELVFESGSARAGRSQALEQLSGSLLTQALESHAEAFREHFEKTFQLKEKGLSLEEQALGQVALSGLLGGIGYFYGQGLVLADMGVEGSEQKVDPALFPPVPLFTAVPSRSFFPRGFLWDEGFHQLVVQRWDPRLTREVLGHWLGLLNADGWIGREQVLGDEARARVPPEFLVQKAAHANPPTLLLPVAHMLEVGDPADFAFLRRAFPRLCAWFSWLHKSQAGPVPLSYRWRGRDPVLPTLLNPKTLPSGLDDYPRASHPSVSERHLDLRCWMALGARVLLRLAEQLGEAEAAAELGPLAASLEAEENLDELHWAPELGVFADFGNHTKAVQLKPRPPQGLVRVVGRPHPRLQYVDALGYVSLFPLLLRLLDPNSPRLGPLLDVLADSRHLWSPFGLRSLAASSPFYGQRNSEHDPPYWRGAVWLNVNYLALGALYHYGHLEGPHQAQAAKLHRELRTNVVGNVWRQYQATGFLWEQYSDRDGRGMGCRPFQGWTSLVLLAMAEDY from the exons ATGGCTCGGGGCGAGCGGCGGCGCCGCGGAGCTCCTGTAGACGGAGCGCGGACAGCTGAAAGGGCGGCTCGGGGCGGCCCGGCACGACGGGGCGGTGAGGCCCGTGGCTTTGCCTGGAGAGCGGCTTTGGGCGTCGTGGTCCTGTCTCTGGCCCTGGGCTTGTCAGGATGCTGGCTGCTGGAGTGGCGCCGTGCACGGCGGGCGGTCACACTGCACTCTGCGCCCCCATCACTGCCTCCCGACTCTTCCAGCCCCGCGGTGGCCCCGGACCTCTTCTGGGGCACCTACCGCCCTCACGTCTACTTCGGCATGAAGACCCGCAGCCCGAAGCCCCTTCTCACCG GACTGATGTGGGCACAGCAAGGCGCCACCCCAGGGACCCCTAAGCTCAGGCACACGTGTGAGCAGGGGGACGGCGTGGGTCCCTATGGCTGGGAGTTCCACGACGGTCTCTCCTTCGGGCGGCAACACATCCAGGATGGGGCCTTAAAGCTCACCACTGAGTTCGTCAAGAGGCCTGGGGGTCAGCACGGAGGGGACTGGAGCTGGAGAGTGACTGTAGAGCCTCAG GCCTCAGGTACCTCTGCCCTCCCTTTGGTGTCCCTGTTCTTCtatgtggtgacagatggcaagGAAGTCCTAGTGCCAGAGGTTGGGGCCAAAGGGCAGTTGAAATTCATCAGTGGGCACTCCAGTGAACTTGGTGACTTCCGCTTTACACTTATGGCGCCAACCAATCCAGGGGATCTTGCCCCCAAGTATAGCAG CTACAATGTCTTCTGGTCCTCCAACCCAGGACTTCCCTTGCTGACAGAGATGGTGAAGAGTCACCTAAATAGCTGGTTTCAGCACCGGCCCCCAGGGGCTTCCCCTGAACGATACCTCGGCTTGCCAGGATCTCTGAAATGGGAGGACAAAGGCCCAAGTGGGCAAGGACAGGGACAAGGACAATTCTTGATACAACAGGTGACACTGAAAACCCCCTTTTCTGTGGAGTTGGTGTTTGAATCAGGCAGTGCCCGGGCAGGCAGAAGCCAAGCCCTGGAGCAGCTGTCAGGCAGCCTACTGACCCAAGCCCTGGAGAGCCATGCTGAAGCCTTTAGAGAACACTTTGAGAAGACTTTTCAACTGAAGGAGAAGGGCCTGAGCCTTGAGGAGCAGGCTTTGGGTCAGGTTGCCCTCAGTGGCCTCCTTGGTGGGATTGGCTACTTTTACGGACAAGGTCTGGTGTTGGCAGACATGGGGGTTGAGGGGTCTGAGCAGAAGGTGGACCCAGCCCTCTTTCCACCTGTCCCTCTTTTCACAGCAGTGCCCTCCCGGTCATTCTTCCCACGAGGCTTCCTTTGGGATGAGGGCTTTCACCAGTTGGTGGTCCAGAGGTGGGATCCCCGCCTTACCCGGGAGGTCCTAGGCCACTGGCTGGGGTTGCTCAATGCTGATGGCTGGATTGGACGGGAGCAGGTGCTAGGGGATGAGGCTCGAGCCCGGGTGCCCCCAGAATTCCTGGTGCAGAAGGCAGCCCACGCCAACCCCCCAACCCTGCTTTTGCCTGTAGCCCACATGCTAGAGGTTGGTGACCCTGCGGACTTTGCCTTCCTCCGCAGGGCCTTCCCCCGTCTGTGTGCCTGGTTCTCCTGGCTCCATAAGAGCCAGGCAGGCCCAGTGCCACTATCTTACCGCTGGCGGGGCCGGGACCCAGTCTTGCCAACCTTGTTGAACCCTAAGACGCTGCCTTCGGGGCTGGATGACTATCCCCGGGCTTCACACCCTTCAGTCAGTGAGCGGCACTTGGACCTGCGATGCTGGATGGCACTGGGTGCCCGTGTGCTGCTGCGGCTGGCAGAGCAGCTAGGAGAGGCTGAGGCAGCTGCGGAGCTGGGTCCACTGGCTGCATCACTGGAGGCAGAAGAGAACCTGGATGAGCTGCACTGGgccccagagctaggagtctttgCAGACTTTGGGAACCACACAAAAGCGGTGCAGCTGAAGCCTCGGCCCCCTCAGGGGTTGGTGCGGGTAGTGGGCCGGCCCCACCCTCGCTTACAGTATGTGGATGCCTTGGGCTATGTCAGTCTTTTTCCCCTGCTCCTGAGGCTGCTGGACCCCAATTCCCCCCGCCTTGGGCCTCTGCTGGATGTTCTAGCTGACAGCCGCCATCTCTGGAGCCCGTTTGGCTTGCGCTCCCTTGCAGCTTCCAGCCCCTTTTATGGCCAGCGCAATTCAGAGCATGATCCTCCCTACTGGCGGGGTGCTGTGTGGCTCAATGTCAACTACTTGGCCTTAGGGGCCCTCTACCACTATGGTCATCTGGAGGGTCCCCACCAGGCCCAGGCTGCCAAGCTCCACCGTGAGCTCCGTACCAATGTGGTGGGCAATGTCTGGCGGCAGTATCAGGCCACGGGTTTCCTTTGGGAGCAGTATAGTGACCGGGATGGGCGGGGAATGGGGTGCCGCCCTTTCCAAGGCTGGACCAGCCTTGTCCTACTGGCCATGGCTGAAGACTACTAA